Proteins from one Nilaparvata lugens isolate BPH chromosome 10, ASM1435652v1, whole genome shotgun sequence genomic window:
- the LOC111044307 gene encoding troponin C, isoallergen Bla g 6.0301 isoform X1, with product MVHPTQYDYQDDLPPEQIGVLRKAFDAFDRERSGSIPTDMVADILRLMGQPFNKKILDELIEEVDADKSGRLEFDEFVTLAAKFIVEEDDEAMQKELKEAFRLYDKEGNGYIPTSCLKEILRELDDQLTNEELNMMIDEIDSDGSGTVDFDEFMEMMTGE from the exons ATG GTTCACCCAACTCAGTACGACTACCAG gATGATCTTCCTCCTGAACAAATTGGAG TGTTGAGGAAAGCTTTCGATGCCTTCGACCGTGAAAGGTCTGGAAGTATCCCAACAGACATGGTCGCCGACATCCTCAGGCTCATGGGACAGCCTTTCAACAAGAAGATCCTCGACGAACTCATTGAGGAAGTTGATGCTGACA AGTCTGGCCGTCTAGAGTTTGACGAATTCGTGACTCTGGCCGCCAAATTCATTGTTGAGGAAGACGATGAGGCAATGCAGAAGGAATTGAAGGAAGCTTTCAGATTATACGACAAGGAAG gTAACGGCTACATCCCCACATCATGTCTGAAGGAAATCTTAAGGGAACTTGACGATCAGCTGACAAACGAGGAACTCAACATGATGATTGATGAGATCGACTCTGACGGATCAGGAACTGTTGACTTTGACG aattCATGGAAATGATGACCGGAGAATAA
- the LOC111044307 gene encoding troponin C, isoallergen Bla g 6.0301 isoform X2: protein MDDLPPEQIGVLRKAFDAFDRERSGSIPTDMVADILRLMGQPFNKKILDELIEEVDADKSGRLEFDEFVTLAAKFIVEEDDEAMQKELKEAFRLYDKEGNGYIPTSCLKEILRELDDQLTNEELNMMIDEIDSDGSGTVDFDEFMEMMTGE from the exons ATG gATGATCTTCCTCCTGAACAAATTGGAG TGTTGAGGAAAGCTTTCGATGCCTTCGACCGTGAAAGGTCTGGAAGTATCCCAACAGACATGGTCGCCGACATCCTCAGGCTCATGGGACAGCCTTTCAACAAGAAGATCCTCGACGAACTCATTGAGGAAGTTGATGCTGACA AGTCTGGCCGTCTAGAGTTTGACGAATTCGTGACTCTGGCCGCCAAATTCATTGTTGAGGAAGACGATGAGGCAATGCAGAAGGAATTGAAGGAAGCTTTCAGATTATACGACAAGGAAG gTAACGGCTACATCCCCACATCATGTCTGAAGGAAATCTTAAGGGAACTTGACGATCAGCTGACAAACGAGGAACTCAACATGATGATTGATGAGATCGACTCTGACGGATCAGGAACTGTTGACTTTGACG aattCATGGAAATGATGACCGGAGAATAA